In Myxococcales bacterium, a genomic segment contains:
- a CDS encoding FecR family protein translates to MNGPNSTKGDLLAAPTEALERRLLDLGAVQDKLLAEGRPQRAERATQRFMQRFVTERPARRRLPRLMALCGAAAAAGLLGLWLHGQGPALEASFPNGNRVAVGQPVRAPALEALPLGFSEGSMVLLQPKASFELGEVQGRRVRARLHRGRAEMRITPGRGVRWTFEAGPFEVTVTGTAFSLSWAPRERTFQIRLEEGGVTVEGPLLEGARRVARGQSLAVDLGRGLATFQDHPLAPIDLGEIAIDTEPATAPRPPRPALRRESRRTGPEPTVPLRAEETASPSPSPSPTWDALAARGDFGGAMAMVDRVGLETLCKDLDARALLRLADTARAATRDAAAVSTYNCLRRRFTGGHESALAAYMLGRIAFELDHDNGRATSWFRTYLDEAPRGPLAAAALGRLMESRHLLGDLPAARKDASRYLREFTGGPHTDLAKSLLATP, encoded by the coding sequence ATGAACGGGCCGAACTCCACGAAGGGTGACCTGCTCGCCGCCCCCACCGAAGCGCTCGAACGGCGTCTGCTCGACCTCGGGGCCGTCCAGGACAAGCTGCTCGCCGAAGGGCGCCCGCAGCGCGCCGAACGCGCCACGCAGCGCTTCATGCAGCGCTTTGTGACGGAGCGACCGGCGCGTCGCCGCCTGCCGCGGCTGATGGCGCTTTGTGGCGCAGCCGCTGCGGCGGGCCTTCTGGGGCTGTGGCTGCACGGACAAGGGCCCGCGCTCGAGGCCAGCTTCCCGAACGGCAACCGGGTGGCGGTGGGGCAGCCGGTGCGCGCACCCGCGCTCGAGGCTCTGCCGCTGGGGTTCTCCGAAGGTTCGATGGTGCTGCTCCAGCCGAAAGCCAGCTTCGAGCTCGGCGAGGTGCAGGGGCGGCGGGTCCGGGCGCGGCTTCACCGCGGACGTGCCGAAATGCGCATCACGCCGGGCCGGGGCGTCCGGTGGACGTTCGAGGCAGGGCCTTTCGAGGTCACGGTGACCGGTACGGCGTTTTCACTGTCGTGGGCGCCGCGTGAGCGCACGTTCCAGATCCGCCTGGAAGAAGGCGGGGTCACGGTGGAAGGGCCGCTGCTCGAGGGTGCCCGGCGGGTGGCCCGGGGGCAAAGCTTGGCCGTGGACCTCGGTCGAGGGCTAGCAACCTTCCAAGACCACCCCCTGGCGCCCATCGATCTGGGAGAGATCGCCATCGATACGGAGCCCGCCACCGCCCCACGGCCGCCACGTCCGGCGCTTCGGCGGGAAAGCCGCCGCACCGGCCCCGAGCCCACCGTCCCGCTGCGGGCCGAGGAAACAGCTTCGCCTTCGCCTTCGCCTTCGCCGACTTGGGATGCCTTGGCCGCGCGGGGAGATTTTGGCGGCGCCATGGCGATGGTGGATCGCGTGGGGCTCGAAACGCTGTGCAAGGACCTGGACGCCCGGGCCCTCTTGCGGCTGGCCGACACCGCCCGCGCGGCAACCCGAGACGCCGCGGCCGTCTCCACCTACAATTGCCTCCGGCGCCGGTTTACGGGGGGGCACGAATCCGCACTCGCAGCCTACATGCTCGGCCGCATCGCCTTCGAGCTCGATCATGACAACGGCCGTGCCACCTCCTGGTTCCGCACCTATCTGGACGAAGCGCCTCGCGGGCCGCTGGCGGCCGCCGCCCTGGGACGCCTCATGGAAAGCCGGCACCTGCTGGGCGACCTGCCCGCAGCCCGCAAAGACGCCTCGCGGTACCTGCGTGAGTTCACGGGAGGACCGCATACGGACCTCGCGAAGTCGCTTCTGGCCACGCCCTAG
- a CDS encoding sigma-70 family RNA polymerase sigma factor, which yields MSQRRTPHAVPTDAASGGRVVALSAGLDEAALLEGLRGGKPQAQAAFFRRYHAYVERLVTRVLGFDAEVPDLVQEVFFAALKGIDSFRGDHGALSSWLGQIAIRTARGCIRRRKALKWLDFRPGFNLDDVPGFTPQPEERQALARAYLALDKLPTDERLVFSLRAIEGMDVAEVCSLCEISPATVKRKSKSAQERFFRIANRDPVLRDWLASRSDTLDTAPGGEDEEERE from the coding sequence ATGAGCCAAAGACGAACCCCTCACGCCGTACCTACAGACGCTGCCTCCGGCGGCCGCGTGGTGGCGCTCTCCGCCGGGCTCGACGAAGCGGCCCTGCTCGAGGGGCTGCGCGGCGGTAAGCCCCAGGCCCAAGCGGCGTTTTTCCGCCGCTACCACGCTTACGTCGAGCGCCTCGTCACCCGCGTGTTGGGCTTCGACGCCGAGGTGCCCGACCTGGTGCAGGAAGTTTTCTTCGCCGCGCTCAAGGGCATCGACAGCTTTCGAGGCGACCACGGCGCGCTGTCGAGCTGGCTGGGGCAGATCGCCATCCGCACGGCGCGGGGCTGCATCCGGCGCCGCAAGGCGCTCAAGTGGCTCGATTTTCGCCCCGGCTTCAACCTCGACGATGTTCCTGGCTTCACGCCCCAGCCCGAAGAGCGCCAGGCCCTCGCCAGGGCCTACCTGGCACTCGACAAGCTGCCCACCGACGAGCGCCTGGTGTTCAGCCTGCGCGCCATCGAGGGCATGGATGTGGCGGAGGTCTGCTCGCTCTGCGAGATCTCGCCGGCCACCGTGAAGCGAAAAAGCAAAAGTGCGCAGGAGCGTTTCTTTCGGATCGCCAACCGCGACCCGGTGCTGCGCGACTGGCTGGCGTCGCGGTCTGACACGCTCGACACCGCGCCCGGGGGCGAGGACGAGGAGGAGCGCGAATGA